One window of Halorussus sp. MSC15.2 genomic DNA carries:
- a CDS encoding AbrB/MazE/SpoVT family DNA-binding domain-containing protein yields MSRVTSKGQVTIPKEVRERLGIRPGDEIEFEETDEGYVIKKEVEANRFEKWRGVAETDETVEERMRDLRGERE; encoded by the coding sequence ATGAGCCGCGTCACGAGCAAGGGGCAGGTCACGATTCCGAAGGAAGTCCGCGAGCGACTGGGTATCCGACCGGGCGACGAAATCGAGTTCGAAGAGACCGACGAAGGGTACGTCATCAAGAAGGAAGTCGAAGCGAATCGCTTCGAGAAGTGGCGAGGCGTGGCAGAGACCGACGAGACTGTCGAGGAGCGGATGCGCGACCTCCGCGGAGAGCGTGAATGA
- a CDS encoding type II toxin-antitoxin system VapC family toxin — MTRTVVDTSALIALLYPDDRHNRRAVSLLQAAAADGAISINPVVYAELAADPYFESHEQLDAFLDDTGIGIEELPHDALFHAGEAFQTYLDRRGDGLQCGECGHQTTYECGGCGAPVTARQHVPADFLIGAHAETADELVTFDRGFYRDYFDVECRTVRE; from the coding sequence ATGACTCGGACCGTCGTAGACACGAGCGCGCTCATCGCACTGCTGTATCCCGACGACCGCCACAACCGACGTGCAGTGTCGCTGCTCCAAGCGGCCGCTGCCGACGGGGCGATTTCGATAAACCCCGTCGTCTACGCGGAGTTGGCGGCCGACCCGTACTTCGAGTCTCACGAGCAGTTAGACGCCTTCCTCGACGACACGGGTATCGGCATCGAGGAACTCCCGCACGACGCCCTGTTCCACGCTGGGGAGGCGTTCCAGACGTATCTCGACAGGCGCGGCGATGGTCTCCAGTGCGGCGAGTGCGGTCATCAGACGACCTACGAATGCGGGGGATGCGGGGCACCCGTGACCGCGCGCCAACACGTCCCTGCCGATTTTCTCATCGGCGCGCACGCCGAAACGGCCGACGAACTGGTCACGTTCGACCGGGGGTTCTACCGGGACTACTTCGACGTAGAGTGTCGAACCGTTCGGGAGTGA
- the tgtA gene encoding tRNA guanosine(15) transglycosylase TgtA, translating to MTRDNFEIRDQDALGRIGELEVPRAGVTVETPALLPVINPHVRTVEPSRLESEFGAEILITNSYIFYGSDDYRDEALERGLHDVLDFDGAIMTDSGSFQLAEYGEIDVTTPEILQFQHDVGSDIGTPVDIPTPPDVPREQAEQELATTQERLGVAESVDVGDMLVNAPVQGSTYTDLREEAGRHAEATDLDVFPVGAVVPLMNDYRYAEMVDVVAAAKRGLGADAPVHLFGAGHPMMFALAVAMGCDLFDSAAYALYARDDRYLTVRGTEQMDDLDYFPCSCPVCAEYTPAELRRLDDREREELLAEHNLHVTFREMRTVKQALRSGNLLELVETRARAHPAMLDGYRALTAHADQLEREDSVSKGAFFYLSGESARRPEVVRHRERLDRLNPEGRVLLTEGGPSDRYDESWRVVAPFGPFPRHLSETYPLTAETPERMDPEGYRSAAEGVARLAESNPETEFTLAHHDWPESALALVPEDVDVVDLSADPE from the coding sequence ATGACCAGAGACAACTTCGAGATTCGCGACCAAGACGCGCTGGGTCGCATCGGGGAACTGGAAGTCCCCCGCGCGGGCGTCACCGTCGAGACGCCTGCGCTCCTCCCCGTCATCAACCCCCACGTTCGGACCGTCGAACCCTCGCGACTCGAATCCGAGTTCGGCGCGGAGATTCTCATCACGAACTCCTACATCTTCTACGGGAGCGACGACTACCGCGACGAGGCGCTGGAACGGGGCCTCCACGACGTGCTGGATTTCGACGGCGCCATCATGACCGACTCCGGTTCCTTCCAGCTAGCGGAGTACGGCGAAATCGACGTGACCACGCCCGAAATCCTCCAGTTCCAGCACGACGTCGGGAGCGACATCGGCACGCCGGTGGACATCCCGACACCGCCCGACGTGCCCCGCGAGCAAGCCGAGCAGGAACTCGCGACGACGCAGGAGCGCCTCGGAGTCGCCGAGAGCGTGGACGTGGGCGACATGCTGGTGAACGCGCCCGTGCAGGGTTCGACCTACACCGACCTCCGCGAGGAGGCGGGCCGCCACGCCGAGGCCACCGACCTCGACGTGTTTCCGGTCGGCGCGGTCGTCCCCCTGATGAACGACTACCGCTACGCCGAGATGGTGGACGTGGTGGCGGCGGCCAAGCGCGGTCTCGGCGCGGACGCGCCGGTCCACCTCTTCGGCGCGGGCCACCCGATGATGTTCGCCTTGGCGGTGGCGATGGGGTGCGACCTCTTCGACTCGGCGGCCTACGCGCTCTACGCCCGCGACGACCGATACCTCACCGTTCGGGGCACCGAGCAGATGGACGACCTCGACTACTTCCCCTGCTCGTGTCCGGTCTGCGCGGAGTACACACCGGCGGAACTGCGGCGACTCGACGACCGCGAGCGCGAGGAACTGCTGGCCGAGCACAACCTCCACGTCACGTTCCGGGAGATGCGCACCGTCAAGCAGGCCCTGCGGTCGGGCAACCTGCTCGAACTAGTCGAGACCCGCGCCCGCGCCCACCCCGCGATGCTCGACGGCTACCGCGCGCTGACGGCCCACGCCGACCAGTTAGAGCGAGAGGATTCTGTGTCGAAGGGCGCGTTCTTCTACCTCTCGGGAGAGAGCGCGCGGCGACCGGAGGTCGTCCGCCACCGCGAGCGTCTGGACCGCCTGAACCCCGAGGGCCGAGTGCTGCTGACCGAGGGCGGTCCGAGCGACCGCTACGACGAGTCGTGGCGCGTCGTCGCCCCGTTCGGTCCCTTCCCGCGCCACCTCTCGGAGACCTACCCGCTGACCGCCGAGACTCCCGAACGCATGGACCCCGAGGGATACCGGTCGGCCGCGGAGGGGGTCGCCCGACTCGCCGAGTCGAACCCCGAGACCGAGTTCACGCTGGCCCACCACGACTGGCCCGAGAGCGCGCTGGCGCTGGTGCCCGAAGACGTGGACGTAGTGGACCTGAGCGCGGACCCGGAATGA
- a CDS encoding NUDIX hydrolase has translation MSDDPATDDASSAEDAPTDDSTAEDVPTDDPLAWETLDSAVAYSCPGFDVRHEDVRLPDGTETDFDYVAEPESVVVLPFTPDGDVVVIEEWRQAVRRVNRSLPVGGTEPEDEDREAAARRELREETGYEADGVEFLTSVEPANGIANSVLHFFVARGCTPTAEQELDHNESIRVDTTTPDELREHVAEREIRDGRTTLGLLYYEAFGTAEE, from the coding sequence ATGTCCGACGACCCTGCCACCGACGATGCGTCGAGCGCCGAGGACGCTCCGACTGACGACTCCACCGCCGAGGACGTTCCGACCGACGACCCCCTCGCGTGGGAGACGCTCGACTCGGCGGTCGCGTACTCCTGCCCGGGGTTCGACGTGCGACACGAGGACGTGAGACTACCCGACGGCACCGAGACCGACTTCGACTACGTCGCGGAACCCGAGAGCGTCGTGGTCCTCCCCTTCACCCCCGACGGCGACGTGGTCGTCATCGAGGAGTGGCGGCAGGCCGTCCGTCGAGTGAATCGAAGCCTCCCGGTCGGCGGGACGGAACCCGAGGACGAGGACCGCGAGGCGGCGGCCCGGCGCGAACTCCGGGAGGAGACCGGTTACGAGGCCGACGGCGTCGAGTTCCTGACCAGCGTCGAACCCGCGAACGGCATCGCCAACTCGGTCCTGCACTTCTTCGTGGCCCGCGGATGTACGCCCACCGCCGAGCAGGAACTGGACCACAACGAGTCGATTCGCGTCGATACGACGACGCCGGACGAGTTGCGCGAGCACGTCGCCGAGCGCGAGATTCGGGACGGCCGGACGACGCTCGGACTGCTGTACTACGAGGCGTTCGGGACCGCCGAAGAGTAA
- a CDS encoding extracellular solute-binding protein — MADNPSRTRRRFIAGAGATGVAALAGCSGNDSSNATTTDSSGGTTVGTTMSGGEMADKIVFYNSGGLGSDPGTEKNIQRFQDETGIQVEVNEVPWSNLKTSLTTNWRNQSSEIDAFNGPTWWLADFVNAGWLEPLGLGDGHMGKFPDSLRSLVTFDGKTYMAPQLGKWGTYLYDKKVLSEAGYDAPPDTWDDVLNMGSDLGSGNRSAFGFTWANKDVFMFKQFLYQAGSELFDDSNNPSFVETGTKVFNDFLLPLREQGLIPDGTSSMGEGGVGDTFIAGNLATVESWTPLGSRVLGSDGWDESRLGSAKPPKGPSSRATFQDANGVAVSAFSKRKKAAKKFARFMSTTESSKTDMLVEGNPSVVPEVYDSPEVKEKYPADLVEDMKFNLENAKSETYLAQPQVDNFLSNQITPALLGDKDPQTALKTARDNIVGLYKDIGVL, encoded by the coding sequence ATGGCTGACAACCCTTCACGGACGAGGCGACGATTCATCGCAGGTGCCGGTGCGACCGGCGTCGCCGCGCTCGCAGGCTGTAGCGGCAACGACAGTTCGAACGCCACGACGACCGACAGTTCCGGCGGTACGACCGTCGGGACGACGATGTCGGGCGGCGAGATGGCCGACAAAATCGTGTTCTACAACTCCGGCGGACTCGGGTCCGACCCCGGGACGGAGAAGAACATCCAGCGGTTTCAGGACGAGACCGGCATTCAGGTCGAGGTCAACGAGGTCCCGTGGAGCAACCTCAAGACCAGCCTCACGACGAACTGGCGCAACCAGAGCAGCGAGATAGACGCGTTCAACGGGCCGACGTGGTGGCTCGCCGACTTCGTGAACGCGGGCTGGCTCGAACCGCTCGGTCTCGGCGACGGTCACATGGGGAAGTTCCCCGACAGCCTGCGCAGTCTCGTCACCTTCGACGGGAAGACGTACATGGCTCCCCAACTCGGCAAGTGGGGCACCTACCTCTACGACAAGAAGGTGCTGTCGGAGGCGGGCTACGACGCGCCGCCGGACACGTGGGACGACGTCCTGAACATGGGTTCGGACCTCGGTTCGGGCAACCGCTCGGCGTTCGGCTTCACGTGGGCGAACAAAGACGTGTTCATGTTCAAGCAGTTCCTCTATCAGGCGGGGAGCGAACTGTTCGACGACAGTAACAACCCGTCGTTCGTCGAGACCGGGACGAAGGTGTTCAACGACTTCCTGCTTCCGCTCCGCGAACAGGGTCTCATCCCGGACGGGACCTCCAGCATGGGCGAGGGCGGCGTCGGCGACACCTTCATCGCCGGTAACCTCGCCACGGTCGAATCGTGGACGCCGCTCGGTTCCCGCGTGCTCGGCTCCGACGGCTGGGACGAAAGCCGCCTCGGCAGCGCCAAACCGCCGAAGGGACCGTCCTCGCGCGCCACGTTCCAAGACGCCAACGGCGTCGCTGTCTCGGCCTTCTCCAAGCGCAAGAAGGCCGCAAAGAAGTTCGCCCGGTTCATGTCCACGACCGAGTCCTCCAAGACGGACATGCTCGTCGAGGGCAACCCGTCGGTGGTCCCGGAAGTGTACGACTCCCCCGAAGTGAAGGAGAAGTACCCCGCCGACCTCGTCGAGGACATGAAGTTCAACCTCGAGAACGCCAAGAGCGAGACGTACCTCGCGCAGCCGCAGGTGGACAACTTCCTCTCGAACCAGATTACGCCCGCCCTGCTCGGCGACAAGGACCCGCAGACGGCGCTCAAGACGGCACGCGACAACATCGTCGGACTCTACAAGGACATCGGCGTCCTGTGA
- a CDS encoding carbohydrate ABC transporter permease yields the protein MTESRHSLRRRLDKLFVPLTIGPTLLWIAGIIIYPTAKLLWSSLFFTNPITGQKEFVGLRNFQRLLLGDGGALLNPNFVSFTKNTLVYVGFSVSISFLLGLGIAILLNKDLKGRGWLRTAVIVPWILPYVMSGLMWRWMFQAQYGAINGVLVQSGLIPNKIAFLSDGTLAMMALIIADVWVFTPFIIIILLAGLQNVPEQLYDAAEVDGASSWSRFWNVTYPFLKPSILVALTIRIIFDIRALDLVWVMTQGGPGTETEVWASWLYRTAQVFNKPGEGAALGVVMLAVTFAIVAVLYKIFGETPYET from the coding sequence ATGACTGAATCACGACACTCCCTACGACGACGGCTAGACAAGCTGTTCGTCCCGCTCACTATCGGGCCGACGCTGCTCTGGATAGCCGGTATCATCATCTATCCGACGGCGAAGCTCCTGTGGTCGAGTCTGTTCTTCACGAACCCCATCACGGGACAGAAAGAGTTCGTCGGCCTCCGAAACTTCCAACGACTCCTGCTGGGCGACGGCGGGGCGCTGCTGAATCCGAACTTCGTCTCGTTCACGAAGAACACCCTCGTGTACGTCGGGTTCAGCGTCTCCATCTCGTTCCTGTTGGGACTCGGTATCGCCATCCTGCTGAACAAGGACCTGAAGGGTCGCGGCTGGCTGCGCACGGCGGTCATCGTGCCGTGGATTCTCCCGTACGTGATGAGCGGGCTGATGTGGCGCTGGATGTTTCAGGCGCAGTACGGAGCCATCAACGGCGTGCTCGTTCAGTCCGGACTGATTCCGAACAAGATAGCGTTCCTGTCGGACGGGACGCTGGCGATGATGGCGCTGATAATCGCGGACGTGTGGGTGTTCACGCCGTTCATCATCATCATCCTGCTCGCGGGCCTCCAGAACGTCCCGGAGCAGTTGTACGACGCCGCGGAAGTAGACGGCGCGAGTAGCTGGTCGAGGTTCTGGAACGTCACCTACCCGTTCCTCAAGCCCTCGATTCTGGTCGCGCTCACCATCCGCATCATCTTCGACATCCGCGCGCTCGACCTCGTCTGGGTCATGACGCAGGGCGGTCCCGGCACGGAGACCGAGGTGTGGGCGTCGTGGCTCTACCGCACGGCACAGGTGTTCAACAAGCCCGGTGAAGGCGCGGCGCTCGGCGTCGTGATGCTCGCGGTCACGTTCGCCATCGTGGCCGTGCTGTACAAGATATTCGGCGAAACCCCCTACGAAACATGA
- a CDS encoding carbohydrate ABC transporter permease → MSTETSRLARLTESLGLDADNEWPSVVRERLISYGLLGVYVFVVWFPIYYILITSFKPTSEVLSLPITFFPHDATIQNYVDIFNNRPFELYTFNSLVVASTTTVIVVTLGTLSGYTFSRYDFLGNKALLLSIIAARMIPPIALIVPFFQIMSQPPLIGGITGSLYDTRIALILTYTFFNLPFAVWIMKNYFDGVPESLDEQAKVDGCSTWEGFVKIILPVAKPGIAATAILAFIFSWNEFVFALVLTSSEQAQTLPIAVSLFVADDFVDWAHLAAGGMIAALPGILFGLFFQRYIVSGLTQGAVKE, encoded by the coding sequence ATGAGTACCGAAACGTCACGACTCGCCCGACTCACGGAGAGTCTGGGTCTGGACGCGGACAACGAGTGGCCGAGCGTGGTGCGCGAGCGACTGATATCGTACGGCCTGCTCGGGGTGTACGTGTTCGTGGTGTGGTTCCCCATCTACTACATCCTCATCACGAGCTTCAAACCCACCTCGGAGGTGCTCTCGCTCCCGATAACGTTCTTCCCGCACGACGCGACGATTCAGAACTACGTGGACATCTTCAACAACCGACCGTTCGAACTGTACACGTTCAACAGTCTGGTCGTCGCCAGCACCACCACGGTCATCGTGGTGACGCTGGGAACGCTGTCGGGCTACACGTTCTCGCGCTATGACTTCCTCGGTAACAAGGCGCTGTTGCTCAGCATCATCGCGGCGCGGATGATTCCGCCAATCGCGCTCATCGTGCCGTTCTTCCAGATAATGTCTCAGCCGCCGCTCATCGGCGGTATCACGGGCAGTCTCTACGACACGAGAATCGCGCTCATCCTGACGTACACGTTCTTCAACCTCCCGTTCGCGGTGTGGATAATGAAGAACTACTTCGACGGCGTGCCCGAGAGTCTGGACGAGCAGGCGAAGGTGGACGGCTGTTCGACGTGGGAGGGGTTCGTGAAGATTATCCTTCCCGTCGCCAAGCCCGGCATCGCGGCCACCGCGATTCTGGCGTTCATCTTCTCGTGGAACGAGTTCGTCTTCGCGCTCGTCCTCACCTCGTCCGAGCAGGCCCAGACGCTCCCCATCGCGGTCAGCCTGTTCGTCGCCGACGACTTCGTCGATTGGGCACACCTCGCGGCCGGCGGGATGATAGCCGCGCTCCCCGGCATCCTGTTCGGTCTCTTCTTCCAGCGGTACATCGTCAGCGGACTCACGCAGGGAGCGGTCAAAGAATGA
- a CDS encoding ABC transporter ATP-binding protein codes for MAEVTLTDLVKRFGDVVAVDGVSLDVPDESFTVLVGPSGCGKTTTLRLVAGLERATDGTIEIGDDVVNDKRAYERDIAMVFQNYALYPHKSVEENMRFGLEQHGVEEDVIEERVAEAAELLQIEELLDRRPSELSGGQQQRVALGRAIVREPDVFLMDEPLSNLDAKLRVQMRAELNKLHDKLSTTTVYVTHDQVEAMTLGDQIAVMDAGEIQQVGPPTFVYANPRNMFVADFLGSPSMNFLEGDLERRDGRFYLDVGSIEHEVPAAYDDALAGYEGERVVLGVRPEDVTLRPDGIPVTVNVVEPQGEKTVLELDLGDQPIKASVDPGVPVSSDDRVSVEFDRESVHYFDAATGECLTFDPEDEPSVDTDSAAIAGGGET; via the coding sequence ATGGCTGAAGTAACCCTCACCGACCTCGTCAAGCGCTTCGGCGACGTGGTCGCCGTGGACGGGGTCTCCCTCGACGTGCCGGACGAGAGCTTCACGGTCCTCGTCGGCCCGTCGGGGTGCGGCAAGACGACGACGCTGCGTCTCGTCGCCGGTCTCGAACGCGCCACCGACGGCACCATCGAAATCGGCGACGACGTGGTCAACGACAAGCGCGCCTACGAGCGGGACATCGCGATGGTGTTCCAGAACTACGCGCTCTACCCGCACAAGTCGGTCGAGGAGAACATGCGCTTCGGTCTCGAACAGCACGGTGTCGAGGAGGACGTCATCGAGGAGCGCGTGGCCGAGGCGGCCGAACTCCTCCAGATAGAGGAGTTGCTCGACCGCAGGCCCTCGGAACTATCGGGCGGCCAGCAGCAGCGCGTGGCGCTCGGCCGGGCCATCGTCCGGGAACCCGACGTGTTCCTGATGGACGAACCCCTCTCGAATCTGGACGCCAAACTCCGCGTCCAGATGCGCGCCGAACTCAACAAACTCCACGACAAGCTCTCGACGACGACGGTGTACGTCACCCACGACCAAGTCGAGGCGATGACGCTCGGCGACCAGATAGCGGTCATGGACGCCGGAGAGATACAGCAGGTCGGTCCGCCGACCTTCGTCTACGCGAATCCCCGGAACATGTTCGTTGCCGACTTCCTCGGGAGTCCGTCGATGAACTTCCTCGAAGGCGACCTCGAACGCCGCGACGGCCGGTTCTACCTCGACGTCGGTTCCATCGAACACGAGGTGCCCGCCGCGTACGACGACGCGCTCGCGGGCTACGAGGGCGAACGTGTCGTGCTGGGCGTCCGACCCGAGGACGTGACGCTCCGGCCCGACGGCATCCCGGTGACCGTGAACGTCGTCGAACCGCAGGGCGAGAAGACCGTCCTCGAACTCGACCTCGGCGACCAACCCATCAAGGCCTCGGTGGACCCCGGCGTGCCGGTCTCCTCGGACGACCGCGTGAGCGTCGAGTTCGACCGCGAGTCGGTCCACTACTTCGACGCGGCGACCGGCGAGTGCCTGACCTTCGACCCCGAGGACGAACCGTCGGTGGACACCGACTCGGCGGCCATCGCGGGTGGCGGCGAAACGTGA
- the glpR gene encoding HTH-type transcriptional regulator GlpR: protein MLPAERKREIRETVTERDGCSVAELAEMLDVSKATIRRDLRDLEDEGLVERSHGGALPVRTVASEQSYSQRGVQNLEAKRAIAARARQEFQDEQVVFFDSGTTTMEVAKRAPGDVDFIAATNSPMLALEFADNGRDVKLTGGTLRQQTRALVGPTGESFMERTNFDQVFLGTNAVDPDAGLTTPNEAEARMKQLMCEKSQRVVLVADATKFGRKSFVQFADIETVDLVITDAELDGAMREAFEAASVDVVDGVRE, encoded by the coding sequence ATGCTCCCAGCCGAACGTAAACGAGAAATCCGCGAGACCGTGACCGAGCGCGACGGGTGTTCCGTCGCCGAACTCGCCGAGATGCTCGACGTCTCGAAGGCGACCATCCGGCGAGACCTCCGCGACCTCGAAGACGAGGGACTCGTCGAGCGGTCTCACGGCGGTGCTCTCCCGGTTCGGACCGTCGCCAGCGAGCAGTCGTACAGTCAGCGCGGCGTCCAGAATCTGGAGGCCAAGCGGGCCATCGCGGCACGCGCGCGTCAGGAGTTTCAGGACGAGCAGGTGGTCTTCTTCGACTCCGGGACGACGACCATGGAGGTCGCGAAGCGAGCGCCCGGCGACGTGGACTTCATCGCGGCGACCAACTCCCCCATGCTCGCGCTCGAGTTCGCGGACAACGGCCGCGACGTGAAACTGACCGGCGGCACCCTCCGCCAGCAGACGCGGGCGCTCGTGGGACCGACCGGCGAGTCGTTCATGGAGCGGACGAACTTCGACCAAGTGTTCCTCGGAACCAACGCGGTGGACCCCGACGCGGGTCTCACTACGCCGAACGAGGCCGAGGCACGGATGAAGCAGTTGATGTGCGAGAAGTCCCAGCGAGTCGTGCTGGTGGCCGACGCGACGAAGTTCGGCCGCAAGAGCTTCGTCCAGTTCGCCGACATCGAGACGGTGGACCTCGTCATCACCGACGCGGAACTCGACGGCGCGATGCGCGAGGCGTTCGAGGCGGCGTCGGTCGACGTCGTCGATGGAGTCCGCGAATGA
- the pfkB gene encoding 1-phosphofructokinase gives MILTVTLNPAVDHTIKLDGSLETGAVNRTTLDQYDAGGKGINVSKYLDALGVDTVSSGLVGGLFGDFVEQQLSRTKVPHDFVEMSGCTRLNTTILSADGEYKINQSGHPVKRRTVRAILDRIQEYDPDTVVVAGSLPPGLGAPTIDTIAEAGDWDTVVDVEGGLLDRLEVEYACCKPNRAELATATGMPTETVEECRAAAQELRANGFRRVVASLDSDGAILATEDDVLYVPAPDADVVDAVGAGDALLAGVLKAAADERSPEYTLRYGVAVAARVVETPGTTVPSLSSVAEEARSNTLRSL, from the coding sequence ATGATTCTGACGGTCACGCTGAACCCCGCGGTGGACCACACCATCAAACTCGACGGGTCGCTCGAAACCGGCGCGGTCAACCGGACGACGCTCGACCAGTACGACGCGGGGGGCAAGGGCATCAACGTCTCGAAGTACCTCGACGCCCTCGGCGTCGATACCGTCTCCAGCGGACTGGTCGGCGGACTGTTCGGCGACTTCGTGGAGCAGCAACTCTCGCGGACCAAGGTCCCCCACGACTTCGTGGAGATGTCGGGGTGCACCCGTCTGAACACGACGATTCTCTCGGCTGACGGCGAGTACAAGATAAACCAGTCGGGCCACCCGGTGAAGCGACGGACCGTGCGGGCCATCCTCGACCGGATTCAGGAGTACGACCCCGACACGGTGGTCGTCGCCGGGAGTCTGCCGCCGGGACTCGGCGCCCCGACCATCGACACGATAGCGGAGGCGGGCGACTGGGACACCGTGGTGGACGTCGAAGGCGGTCTGCTCGACCGTCTGGAGGTCGAGTACGCCTGCTGCAAGCCCAATCGCGCGGAACTGGCGACCGCCACCGGGATGCCGACAGAGACGGTCGAGGAGTGCCGCGCGGCCGCCCAGGAACTCCGAGCGAACGGGTTCCGCCGCGTGGTCGCGTCGCTCGATTCGGACGGGGCGATTCTGGCCACCGAGGACGACGTGCTGTACGTCCCGGCACCGGACGCCGACGTGGTGGACGCGGTCGGCGCTGGCGACGCGCTGCTCGCGGGCGTGCTGAAGGCCGCCGCGGACGAGCGGTCGCCCGAGTACACGCTCCGATACGGGGTGGCGGTGGCCGCCCGCGTGGTGGAGACGCCCGGGACCACGGTCCCGTCGCTGTCGAGCGTCGCCGAGGAAGCCCGCTCGAACACGCTGCGGTCGCTCTGA
- a CDS encoding PTS fructose transporter subunit IIC, producing the protein MEDGSVGGRATPRYVRANLMTGVTYMIPFVTIAGVFQAVGYTLGNSTTIGGDIGTLPWYLVTVGSVALNAMVPVLGGFVAYAVADRPGFAPGFVLAALVHDPRLVQATATLLGVDTGDAQAGYLGALIVGLLAGVTTEWAKDRNAPSVLRPMVPVLAIPVGVTAVLGPVALILGVPLALTMNSVEALLRGASLPVLVAVGGTLGAMMALDLGGPVNKVAYVFAVGLLPELMFRPMAAVMVAGMVPPLGLAASHLLVPSRYPDVDSSQPKAAIVAGLSFVTEGALAYTTQNAGRSSLSCVAGGAVGGAASMALGVTMPAPHGGLLVVPLANRPLAFLGCIALGAATTAVVATVRRPKIDTPRTPQGE; encoded by the coding sequence ATGGAAGACGGTTCAGTCGGGGGTCGCGCGACGCCTCGGTACGTCAGGGCCAACCTGATGACGGGCGTCACGTACATGATTCCGTTCGTCACCATCGCCGGGGTGTTTCAGGCCGTCGGCTACACCCTCGGGAACTCGACGACCATCGGCGGTGACATCGGCACGCTCCCGTGGTATCTGGTGACCGTCGGGTCCGTCGCGCTCAACGCCATGGTCCCCGTCCTCGGCGGGTTCGTCGCGTACGCCGTCGCCGACCGGCCGGGGTTCGCGCCGGGGTTCGTCCTCGCGGCGCTGGTCCACGACCCCCGTCTCGTTCAGGCCACCGCGACGCTGCTCGGTGTGGACACCGGGGACGCGCAGGCCGGGTACCTCGGCGCGCTCATCGTCGGCCTGCTCGCCGGGGTGACGACGGAGTGGGCGAAAGACCGGAACGCGCCGTCGGTCCTCCGTCCGATGGTCCCGGTCCTCGCCATCCCGGTCGGCGTCACCGCGGTCCTCGGTCCGGTCGCCCTGATTCTCGGCGTTCCGCTCGCGCTGACGATGAACTCCGTCGAGGCGCTGCTGCGCGGCGCGTCGCTTCCTGTCCTCGTCGCCGTGGGTGGGACCCTCGGCGCGATGATGGCGCTGGACCTCGGCGGTCCCGTCAACAAGGTCGCGTACGTCTTCGCGGTCGGTCTCCTCCCCGAACTCATGTTCCGGCCGATGGCCGCGGTGATGGTTGCCGGGATGGTCCCGCCGCTGGGTCTGGCCGCCTCCCACCTGCTCGTCCCGAGTCGCTACCCCGACGTGGATTCCAGTCAACCGAAGGCCGCGATAGTCGCCGGACTCTCGTTCGTCACCGAGGGGGCGCTGGCCTACACCACCCAGAACGCGGGCCGGTCCTCGCTCTCGTGCGTCGCGGGCGGGGCGGTCGGCGGTGCCGCGTCGATGGCCCTCGGCGTCACCATGCCCGCCCCGCACGGCGGTCTCCTCGTCGTCCCGCTGGCGAACCGACCGTTAGCGTTCCTCGGGTGCATCGCCCTCGGGGCGGCGACCACCGCCGTCGTCGCCACGGTCCGACGACCCAAGATTGATACACCGCGAACTCCGCAGGGGGAGTAA
- a CDS encoding PTS sugar transporter subunit IIA has protein sequence MDAEDFVVPALVTLDDPPAERRACIDFLLDLAVDAGRVTDRAAARDALLERESVSPTGLGHGVALPHARTEAVTAPTVAFARSDRGVDFDAPDGEPATLLVCLLAPADADEDHLAVLSRLSRSLADSAFRTRLAEASSERAVVNALREAVA, from the coding sequence ATGGACGCCGAGGATTTCGTCGTTCCCGCGCTCGTCACGCTCGACGACCCGCCCGCCGAGCGACGGGCGTGCATCGACTTCTTACTCGACCTCGCAGTGGACGCCGGCCGCGTGACAGACCGAGCGGCGGCGCGAGACGCGCTACTGGAACGGGAGTCTGTCTCGCCGACGGGACTGGGTCACGGTGTCGCGCTCCCGCACGCGCGGACCGAAGCCGTCACCGCCCCGACCGTGGCGTTCGCCCGGTCTGACCGCGGCGTCGATTTCGACGCCCCCGACGGCGAACCCGCGACGCTGCTCGTCTGTCTGCTCGCCCCGGCGGATGCCGACGAGGACCACCTCGCGGTGCTGAGTCGCCTCTCGCGGTCGCTCGCCGACTCGGCGTTCCGGACGCGACTCGCCGAGGCCTCTTCGGAGCGAGCCGTCGTGAACGCGCTCCGGGAGGCGGTAGCGTGA